The following proteins come from a genomic window of Syntrophorhabdaceae bacterium:
- a CDS encoding efflux RND transporter permease subunit — INEKVAELNNKILPKGIKIVPYYERSELINTVIVKVIETAATGVFLVGMALFLFLGNLRAAIITALVIPISLGITLALMAITGESANLLSIGAIDFGIIADIALVLTENYVRVARKQAGKKYTSGDRSLVKAIGEVGTPIMLLVAIIVIAFIPIFTMKGAEKQIFSPMAKTYSYALFFTLILTFTYLTASIHTFLEGHEGKDFKFVEVMAERYSRFVSFVLANSKVVMVVISSVILAGFVVGYAIIGTQFLPKMDEGNIYTRITFPYSISLSKTHENAKKARDFLMTFKEIKTVAVRVGRPEDGTDATGPFNSEYFMGLKPYGEWKRGITKERLEEEIREGLTRLFPNVSINVSQYMQDNLEEMTSGVKGENAVKIFGEDLYELDKVARDVKAALETVPDVKDVGIYREIGQPNLLIEVDRENAAAVGLSVQEILDMVSAALGGKVVSQIIEGEKNFALQVSFPYYYRQQPERIANIPIVLQSGGVVPLSRVAKIHYETGASFVYRENYKRFIPVKFNVVSKNLGGTVEKAQKAVSKVRMPEGYYMQWSGMFNEMKEAFRRFYISIPVAIFLIIILLYVFYGNVRNTLLTVVAPICTVFGGLVSLLVTGQSLSISAIVGFVSVIGISAFDTCIVINHYIEVYKEIKNKEQATLETIREKFRSILMVGLVASLGLLPAALSHGVGSQTQKPLAIVVVGGMLIGTGILLIVVPLLFKYVEVNE, encoded by the coding sequence GATTAACGAGAAGGTGGCGGAGCTCAATAACAAGATCCTTCCGAAGGGGATCAAGATAGTTCCTTACTACGAGAGATCGGAGCTCATCAATACGGTCATAGTAAAAGTGATTGAAACGGCCGCGACCGGGGTGTTTCTCGTGGGAATGGCCCTTTTTCTGTTTCTGGGAAATTTAAGGGCCGCAATAATCACTGCCCTCGTCATCCCCATCTCTCTCGGGATTACCCTTGCCCTCATGGCTATTACCGGCGAATCGGCAAACCTGCTTTCCATCGGGGCGATCGATTTTGGGATAATCGCGGACATTGCCCTTGTTCTCACGGAAAACTATGTGAGAGTCGCGAGGAAGCAGGCGGGAAAGAAATATACTTCCGGTGACCGGTCGCTTGTCAAGGCGATCGGAGAGGTCGGAACCCCGATCATGCTTCTCGTGGCTATCATTGTGATCGCCTTCATCCCGATCTTTACCATGAAAGGCGCGGAAAAACAGATCTTTTCGCCCATGGCGAAGACTTATTCCTATGCCCTTTTCTTTACTCTCATCCTCACTTTTACCTACCTCACCGCCTCGATCCACACCTTTCTTGAAGGCCATGAAGGCAAGGATTTTAAATTCGTCGAGGTGATGGCAGAGCGTTACTCGCGCTTCGTCTCATTCGTGCTCGCGAATTCGAAGGTGGTGATGGTGGTCATCTCCAGCGTGATATTGGCGGGATTCGTCGTCGGCTATGCGATTATAGGCACCCAATTCCTTCCGAAGATGGATGAAGGCAATATTTACACCAGAATAACCTTTCCCTATTCCATATCCTTAAGTAAGACTCACGAAAATGCAAAAAAGGCGCGTGATTTTCTCATGACCTTCAAAGAGATAAAGACGGTCGCGGTGAGAGTGGGAAGGCCGGAGGACGGTACCGATGCAACCGGACCCTTCAACAGCGAGTATTTTATGGGTCTCAAGCCTTATGGCGAATGGAAAAGGGGCATCACCAAGGAGCGCCTCGAGGAAGAAATACGCGAGGGGCTGACACGGCTTTTTCCCAATGTCAGCATAAACGTGTCCCAGTACATGCAGGACAACCTCGAGGAGATGACGTCGGGGGTTAAGGGTGAGAATGCGGTGAAAATATTCGGAGAGGACCTGTATGAGCTCGACAAGGTCGCCCGGGATGTGAAAGCCGCCCTTGAAACAGTGCCTGATGTGAAAGATGTGGGCATTTACAGGGAGATAGGACAACCGAACCTCCTGATCGAGGTGGATCGTGAAAATGCCGCGGCAGTGGGTTTGAGCGTCCAGGAGATTCTCGACATGGTATCGGCGGCGCTCGGGGGCAAGGTGGTGAGCCAGATCATAGAGGGGGAAAAGAATTTTGCGCTCCAGGTGAGTTTTCCCTATTATTATCGACAGCAGCCGGAGAGGATCGCTAACATCCCCATAGTGCTGCAGTCAGGCGGCGTGGTGCCTCTTTCGAGGGTGGCGAAGATCCATTATGAGACCGGCGCCTCATTCGTCTATCGCGAAAACTACAAGAGGTTCATCCCCGTGAAATTTAATGTTGTATCGAAAAACCTGGGCGGCACGGTCGAGAAGGCTCAGAAAGCGGTATCGAAGGTGAGGATGCCGGAAGGCTACTACATGCAATGGAGCGGCATGTTCAATGAAATGAAGGAGGCCTTCCGGAGGTTCTATATCTCCATCCCGGTCGCCATTTTTCTGATTATCATTCTTCTCTACGTGTTTTACGGGAACGTGAGAAATACACTCCTCACCGTGGTGGCGCCCATATGCACCGTATTTGGTGGCTTGGTGAGCCTCCTGGTGACCGGCCAGTCCCTGAGTATTTCCGCGATCGTGGGTTTCGTGTCGGTCATCGGGATTTCCGCTTTCGATACATGTATAGTGATCAACCATTATATAGAAGTCTATAAAGAGATCAAGAACAAGGAGCAGGCAACCCTGGAGACGATCAGAGAGAAGTTCAGGTCTATTCTCATGGTTGGCCTCGTGGCGTCCCTGGGCCTGCTTCCCGCTGCATTGTCTCATGGTGTGGGGAGTCAGACCCAAAAACCTCTCGCCATCGTGGTGGTAGGGGGGATGCTGATCGGCACGGGGATTCTTCTGATTGTCGTGCCTTTGCTCTTTAAATATGTGGAAGTGAACGAGTAG